Proteins encoded in a region of the Cataglyphis hispanica isolate Lineage 1 chromosome 14, ULB_Chis1_1.0, whole genome shotgun sequence genome:
- the LOC126854508 gene encoding glycosylphosphatidylinositol anchor attachment 1 protein translates to MGLLTDPRAGTGKLIKLLLRWEKRLCFVLYVGGIIWLMLLASPVFNDNTYFSENALLPGLVTKESNLEQTSKQYYHELIHEMKRYPDSMPYAWLLAKFNQLHLDVFVHNFSLIYPFQEQKFVGQNIYGIVRAPRASSTEAIVVSVPYRPINSIYLDTAPSVALLLAFAKFCRKQKYWAKDIIFLVTEHEQLGMQAWLDAYHGVTSGQEGILIAGDLSGRAGSIQAAINLEFHAMKVTSIDVKIEGLNGQLPNLDLFNLAQNMIAKEGIRQSFQRRFDVNYRDKLKSWGYYFNTLMSMVVTQATGIPTGNHGLFHRFGIEAITLEGFQKSGRETEANFYQVGRVVESIVRSLNNLLERFHQSYFFYLLPSTDRYISIGLYMRPLVLIIAGVFIKAFSIWQRLQTSSSSNETRNERNSLNKIEEFDIGGVASEVLWAHIFGVLIMASPRFFTLIGSQMFHLRTEDSLYASFALITIITLLQRFYLRRSVKYENVSLVCVIASIELATALMCVAMHNFSLALLTAIVYVPVILLITPHNNSVSSRLRSCQYIAWIILHPFIVSAIVVIGYTYLNFPTDSVGSLLLRSYRANKQALVFSIVDSMIYGNWFYNVTTAVMLPIWLLFWNVMRSSVAIPLQ, encoded by the exons ATGGGTTTGCTTACGGATCCTAGAGCTGGAACCGGCAAgctcataaaattattgttgagATGGGAGAAACGATTGTGCTTCGTATTATATGTGGGAGGAATTATATGGCTAATGCTCTTGGCGTCACCGGTATTTAACGATA ATACCTACTTCTCCGAAAATGCCTTACTGCCTGGATTAGTTACAAAAGAGAGTAATTTGGAACAAACGTCAAAGCAATACTATCATGAACTAATTCACGAAATGAAGAGATATCCGGATAGTATGCCTTACGCATGGCTTTTGGCAAAATTCAACCAACTGCATTTGGATGtatttgtacataatttttccttGATTTATCCATTCCAAGAACAAAAG tttGTAGGACAAAATATCTATGGCATTGTTAGAGCTCCACGAGCATCCAGTACCGAAGCTATTGTAGTCAGCGTACCCTATAGACCTATTAACAGTATTTACTTAGACACTGCACCTTCGGTAGCGCTGTTACTtgcatttgcaaaattttgcaGAA aacaaaaatattgggccaaagatataatatttcttgtaacAGAACACGAGCAATTGGGTATGCAGGCATGGCTAGATGCATATCATGGAGTTACTAGTGGCCAAGAAGGTATCTTGATAGCAGGAGACTTATCGGGAAGAGCTGGATCTATTCAGGCTGCTATCAATTTGGAATTTCATGCAATGAAAGTTACATCAATTGATGTCAAG atagaaGGACTGAACGGGCAATTACCCAATCTAGATCTATTTAATTTAGCACAAAATATGATAGCCAAGGAAGGAATCCGACAGTCTTTCCAACGTCGATTTGATGTTAATtatagagataaattaaaaagttggggatattattttaatacattaatgaGTATGGTAGTAACACAAGCCACTGGAATTCCGACTGGTAATCATGGACTTTTTCACAg ATTTGGCATAGAAGCTATTACATTAGAAGGTTTCCAAAAATCTGGCAGAGAGACAGAAGCAAATTTCTACCAAGTAGGACGCGTAGTAGAAAGTATAGTGCGATcactcaataatttattagaacgTTTTcatcaatcatattttttctatttattgccTTCTACCgatcgatatatttctattg GATTATATATGCGACCTTTGGTGCTGATAATTGCTGGTGTATTTATAAAGGCATTTTCTATTTGGCAAAGACTGCAAACATCGAGCAGCTCAAATGAGACAAGAAATGAGCGGAATTCATTGAACAAg ATTGAAGAATTTGATATTGGAGGCGTCGCTTCCGAAGTGTTGTGGGCACACATATTTGGCGTATTAATAATGGCTTCTCCTCGATTTTTCACTTTAATCGGATCACAAATGTTTCACTTACGTACAGAAGATTCCTTATACGCCAGTTTTGCTCTTATCACCATTATCACATTGTTGCAGCGCTTTTATTTGAGAAG gTCGGTCAAATACGAGAATGTATCGCTTGTTTGCGTTATTGCGTCCATTGAACTAGCAACTGCATTAATGTGCGTAGCTATGCATAATTTCTCATTAGCATTATTAACAGCTATCGTATATGTACcggttatattattaataacaccGCATAACAATTCTGTGTCCAG CAGATTACGCAGCTGTCAATACATCGCATGGATCATACTACATCCATTCATCGTGTCAGCGATCGTTGTAATAGGCTATACGTATCTCAATTTTCCTACCGATTCTGTCGGATCTCTGCTTTTAAGAAGCTATCGCGCTAACAAGCAAGCGCTCGTGTTCAGTATTGTAGACTCCATGATATATGGCAACTGGTTCTACAACGTTACTACTGCTGTTATGTTACCGATATGGTTATTGTTTTGGAATGTTATGCGTTCCAGCGTCGCGATACCCTTACAATAA
- the LOC126854643 gene encoding uncharacterized protein LOC126854643 — MTTAGGYRCQSWSAQKPIHKISTDITDANFPEKSMKLAKNYCRNPTRDLRGPWCCTLEPTVIDDECDIPLCNYKDCIITGPGAEYGGTRSFGTSKRKCKSWNKKYKLGNAKSIKFHNKHFPDGSREKARNFCRNPDDDTGGPWCYVEEKSYELVEKEYCDIPSCDDKDCLIYSRNSSTYSILTSLNSTYGNISFWIKLWNPLDEQNAEARILLSLLPIPSSAKKIAQDWKAGVELLISNIVSGQTYPVINNERLFENTPEILLSSKWTGLWIAWGGGFISLGIHDVMKPLIMDQYKMSNSISSLYPDNFLHYGIMGTGVLWSTEFCQKYCESHTTFGDEFLRIWPMQKNNDTQDVHFYLRTSYNVEIRLYQSPGSLFPCFTVEIGHNVTFLLYQENEKSVKQHLKEIVIKELIDYWTWKEFTISIFSTHLHLFSQRTYGSEEILNINHDLLINLRWFSVGSQTIAHWTFFCSPEAVDEVEKPQPPNCIHNKADYQYQGTQWTSAKGLPCIPWIAEEVPHDEKIIDNFVDKSIVKALNRCRNPSHDPNGPYCYAVSNSYAIDVIKQVCHVRICRSSECRMAGTANDYIGTLSKTRSNRTCAKWLSDYDLERMQMQTPNISLTKGISSEPQRSIYVKSLWKRYFKQNVSMGRSSSSTKPLFDSSPILSSQLRFTAVKPIHMVDRAYLNDSLYPERNVRNASNYCRNPSRNIAGTWCYTTDPLVPQDLCDIRDCEKPEQCIFFVKGHGIGRRLYVLPEYRTEGLHFSLKAWEPDQPDSITFVFTADDGLNSRYILKIGALDNEKVLLYYQSEDKDIILVKKKTLPHLLYLGKWSSFIIRIPRGRVLVYYEGAVNPLFEWEHFEPAKVFLPVYYYYNSEKGHTIGVAFDCTSRCHIENTQTDRYTRILPLSAWSKEELIRPNKLMLMIRAKGIILIPLLLLPATPGFYALTLGEKGQWIYFLKNTYPRVRVYHKQKALKPIFTTNSWTNITIKWSDSIIQVFCNETIVFHYVHRQPLIFYFFSLAVDPGSWATWSANCMPSDIDGPPLDGGWSEWGPWVCSASCNGGIGTRKRYCNSPEPNVRGEPCIGPDSMTGRCNMISCGDVTDDTATLIKKGIMQNHTALTVKEYESVSLPPDFNIVNSIRAESPDSEIQWSHNGIFVQNEQQRLEIKNYEIIISRAMLNDSGVYTLTVHRVDGTYMIFKIVTLAVIPVKESVTIRETLPMHVMCHCAILGYVYSDLKIYWMIDNRVWKDYGITLPVAVNVDRIPAVNRSHHGPWKCIVEQIDLHFKWTTNVIRVKVLGPPNWRTHLMEDKLTRPIFGWMPSEEFVAYSVLAIILFLICCIIIGFILYIRFRESLKVNVIMAKKKIRTGKSATEETKHISDDAPIKTENENTTANFAKSKKLRGSYNEQQSRAKELPNVDHEMLKPNQTKSKKIINRFRKLLKNIKLLYSSCSRFLLKRMNERDDAWQILVRIKQDEGRMNERKRNSLHHPSLFPQEREYEGPLCAPRGRKGFALQGGEAIEEERGCQQIGRTGLREAQRK, encoded by the exons ATGACCACTGCTGGTGGTTATCGATGCCAATCGTGGTCTGCCCAAAAACCAATtcataaa ATTAGTACGGATATAACTGATGCAAATTTCCCAGAAAAGTCGATGAAACttgctaaaaattattgtagaaaTCCTACCCGAGACCTAAGAGGTCCTTGGTGTTGTACATTAGAACCTACAGTTATCGATGATGAATGCGATATTCCGCTTTGTAACTACAAAG ATTGTATTATAACGGGACCAGGAGCCGAATACGGTGGAACTCGTAGTTTCGGTACTTCAAAAAGGAAATGTAAAtcttggaataaaaaatacaaacttgGTAACgcaaaa agtattaaatttcataataaacattttccgGATGGATCACGGGAAAAGGCACGTAATTTCTGTAGGAATCCAGATGATGATACCGGTGGTCCTTGGTGTTATGTGGAAGAAAAGAGTTACGAGCtagtagaaaaagaatattgcgaTATTCCATCTTGCGATGACAAAg attgtttaatatattcacgGAATTCATCAACTTATTCCATATTAACGAGTTTAAATAGCACTTATGGAAACATATCCTTTTGGATTAAGCTTTGGAATCCTCTTGATGAACAAAAT GCGGAAGCCAggattttattaagtttactCCCAATTCCGTCTTCGGCCAAGAAAATCGCCCAAGATTGGAAAGCTGGTGTGGAACTTTTGATTTCAAATATCGTTAGCGGTCAAACATATCCAGTTATTAAT AATGAGCgtctttttgaaaatacacCCGAAATATTACTTAGTTCTAAATGGACTGGTCTGTGGATTGCATGGGGTGGTGGTTTCATATCACTTGGGATACATGATGTAATGAAACCATTAATTATGGAccaatataaaatgtcaaatagtATTTCGAGTTTATATCcggataattttttacattacggCATCATGGGCACCGGTGTCTTGTGGAGCACGGAATTCTGccaaaaat attgtgAAAGTCACACGACTTTTGGAGACGAGTTCTTGAGAATTTGGCCAatgcagaaaaataatgataccCAGGATGTTCATTTTTATCTTCGAACTAGTTATAATGTAGAGATACGGTTATATCAAAGTCCTGGATCACTGTTTCCTTGTTTCACG GTAGAAATTGGACACAACGTTACATTCTTGCTATATCAAGAGAATGAGAAGTCAGTGAAGcaacatttaaaagaaattgtaattaaagaattgaTAGATTATTGGACTTGGAAAGAATTTACTATCAG taTCTTTAGCAcacatttgcatttattctcgCAACGTACATATGGAAGTGAAGAGATTCTAAACATAAATCATGATCTACTGATCAACTTACGTTGGTTCAGCGTTGGAAGTCAAACGATAGCACATTGGACATTTTTCTGCTCACCCGAGG CGGTAGACGAAGTAGAAAAACCCCAACCTCCGAACTGTATTCATAATAAGGCAGATTATCAATATCAAGGGACTCAATGGACAAGCGCAAAAGGACTTCCGTGTATACCCTGGATAGCGGAAGAG gtACCGCACGATgagaaaataatcgataattttgtCGATAAATCTATAGTAAAAGCTTTAAATAGATGTAGAAATCCAAGTCATGATCCTAATGGACCTTATTGCTACGCAGTTTCAAACTCGTATGCTATCGATGTTATAAAACAAGTTTGTCATGTACGGATTTGTAGATCTTcag AATGTCGAATGGCGGGAACTGCTAATGATTACATAGGCACGTTATCAAAGACTCGTTCAAATCGAACTTGCGCAAAGTGGTTGAGCGATTACGATCTTGAAAGAATGCAAATGCAGACACCGAACATATCATTGACAAAGGGAATTTCTTCCGAGCCTCAGAGatcaatttatgtaaaatctcTTTGGAAACGTTATTTTAAGCAAAATGTTTCAATGGGACGGTCGTCATCATCCACAAAACCATTGTTCGATTCATCGCCGATTTTGTCATCACAATTGAGATTTACTGCTGTCAAACCTATCCATATGGTTGATCGagcatatttaaatgatagtCTTTATCCGGAACGTAACGTACGAAATGCCAGTAATTATTGTAGAAATCCATCGCGCAATATTGCTGGCACATGGTGCTACACGACAGATCCATTGGTTCCACAAGATCTTTGTGATATAAGGGATTGCGAAAAACCAG AGcagtgtatattttttgtaaaaggaCATGGCATTGGACGTCGTTTATACGTTTTGCCGGAATATCGTACAGAAGGCttgcatttttcattaaaagctTGGGAGCCTGATCAACCGGATTCCATAACGTTCGTGTTTACTGCTGATGATGGATTAAACTCCCGTTACATTCTTAAGATTGGAGCTTTAGATAATGAAAAAGTACTTCTCTATTATCAATCGGAAGACAAag atataattttggtgaagaaaaaaacattgccgCATTTGTTATACCTTGGTAAGTGGAGTagttttattatacgcatacCTCGAGGACGTGTTCTTGTTTATTACGAAGGAGCAGTGAATCCGTTGTTCGAATGGGAACATTTCGAACCGGCAAAAGTTTTCTTACctgtctattattattataatagcgaGAAAGGACACACGATAGGCGTTGCTTTTGATTGTACCTCAA GATGTCATATAGAAAACACGCAAACTGATCGCTACACTAGAATATTACCATTATCGGCATGGTCCAAAGAAGAGTTGATCAGACCTAATAAATTGATGCTGATGATACGTGCCAAAGGTATTATTCTGATACCGCTACTTCTGTTGCCTGCAACGCCAGG ATTTTACGCACTTACACTCGGCGAAAAGGGTCagtggatatattttttgaaaaatacatatccCAGAGTTAGAGTTTATCACAAACAGAAAGCACTCAAGCCTATATTCACTACGAATTCCTGGACGAATATTACCATAAA atGGTCTGATAGTATAATTCAAGTATTCTGCAATGAGACAATCGTGTTTCATTATGTACACCGTCAACCGctgatcttttattttttttcgctcgCCGTGGATCCGGGAAGTTGGGCCACTTGGAGCGCGAATTGTATGCCGTcag ATATAGATGGTCCTCCTTTAGACGGTGGATGGTCAGAATGGGGACCATGGGTATGCAGTGCTAGTTGCAATGGTGGCATAGGGACCAGAAAACGATATTGCAATTCACCGGAACCTAATGTAAGAGGCGAGCCTTGTATAGGACCTGATAGCATGACAGGTCGTTGCAATATGATTTCTTGTGGTGATGTAACCGATG ATACTGCGACTTTGATAAAGAAAGGAATTATGCAAAATCATACTGCTCTTACTGTGAAGGAATATGAATCGGTATCGCTTCCCCCAGATTTTAATATCGTCAATTCCATCAGAGCCGAATCACCTGATTCAGAAATACAGTGGTCTCACAATggaatttttgttcaaaatgaaCAACAGAgattggaaattaaaaattacgaaatca taATAAGTAGAGCAATGTTGAATGATTCGGGCGTATATACGCTTACTGTGCATCGAGTAGATGGAACatacatgatatttaaaatcgtaACTTTGGCAGTGATTCCAGTTAAGGAAAGTGTTACAATTCGCGAAACTCTGCCTATGCATGTAATGTGCCATTGTGCTATTCTTGGCTACGTATATTCTGACCTAAAGATTTATTGGATGATTGATAACAGAGTATGGAAAGATTATGGTATCACATTGCCCGTAGCTGTAAATGTCGATCGTATTCCGGCTGTAAATAGATCTCATCATGGTCCGTGGAAGTGTATCGTGGAACAAATTGATCTACATTTCAAGTGGACGACAAATGTGATCCGCGTCAAAG TTCTCGGCCCTCCAAATTGGCGTACTCATTTGATGGAGGATAAGTTAACACGACCGATATTTGGATGGATGCCAAGTGAGGAATTCGTTGCTTACTCGGTGTTGGCTATTATTCTATTCTTGATATGCTGTATTATTATAggttttattctttatatcag GTTTCGAGAAAGTTTGAAAGTTAATGTGATTAtggcaaagaaaaagatacgCACAGGGAAATCTGCAACAGAAGAAACAAAACATATATCTGATGATGCACCTATAAAAACAGAAAACGAAAATACAACGGCTAATTTTgcgaaatctaaaaaattgcgTGGGTCATATAATGAGCAACAATCTCGGGCAAAAGAATTACCAAACGTAGATCACGAAATGTTGAAACCAAATCAAACAAAgtctaagaaaataattaatagatttcgTAAGTTGctgaagaatattaaattg CTGTATTCGAGTTGTTCACGGTTCTTGTTGAAACGGATGAACGAAAGGGACGACGCATGGCAGATACTAGTGCGAATCAAACAAGATGAAGGAAGGatgaatgagagaaaaagaaactccCTTCACCACCCCTCCCTGTTCCCTCAAGAAAGAGAGTACGAGGGTCCACTCTGTGCCCCCCGAGGGCGAAAAGGATTCGCTTTACAGGGAGGAGAAGCGATCGAAGAGGAGCGAGGTTGCCAGCAGATAGGTAGGACAGGCCTGAGGGAAGCGCagcgaaaatag